Proteins from one Anastrepha obliqua isolate idAnaObli1 chromosome 2, idAnaObli1_1.0, whole genome shotgun sequence genomic window:
- the LOC129239197 gene encoding acanthoscurrin-1 produces the protein MKIYICAVALIALIVPSQATFGKLALLSAVGGGSTGYGGGNYGPGYGPGYGGGYGGGYGGSYGGSYGYGGGYNGGYGVTPYSNGGENVVKVIKVTVVPGGGSYGGGYGTGYGGYGYGSGGYANGGVATSAVVTPVVSTISAPVAAPIVAPIPAPISYGATYGSGYGYGGGVGLGYGGVSGGGIGGIGGLGALGGGGWC, from the coding sequence ATGAAGATCTATATTTGTGCAGTTGCTTTAATCGCACTCATAGTGCCCAGTCAAGCGACTTTTGGTAAATTGGCGCTACTCTCGGCAGTTGGAGGTGGCAGCACCGGATATGGTGGCGGTAATTACGGCCCGGGCTATGGTCCAGGATATGGAGGTGGTTATGGAGGTGGTTACGGAGGCAGTTATGGAGGCAGCTATGGTTATGGCGGTGGATACAACGGTGGCTATGGTGTTACGCCCTACTCCAATGGTGgtgaaaatgtggtaaaagtgATTAAAGTGACAGTGGTGCCCGGTGGCGGTAGTTACGGTGGCGGCTACGGCACAGGCTATGGTGGATATGGTTATGGCAGTGGCGGTTATGCGAACGGAGGTGTGGCCACGTCGGCGGTTGTAACGCCTGTGGTGTCAACCATTTCAGCTCCTGTAGCAGCTCCGATAGTGGCTCCAATTCCAGCCCCAATCTCCTATGGAGCCACCTATGGCAGCGGTTACGGTTATGGCGGTGGCGTTGGTTTAGGATATGGTGGTGTTAGTGGTGGTGGCATCGGCGGCATTGGCGGTTTAGGCGCTTTGGGTGGCGGTGGCTGGTGTTGA